The Gehongia tenuis sequence TGAGGACGGCATGAAACTTTTTAAGAATTGGGATTGGGAGACGCGCAGTTACAACCATCTTTTCCGCTCGGTTCTTTGCGGCATCGTGCAATATCGTTTGGATTCATCGGGCGAGGTGGTCTTTAAAAACGCCAATCCCGAGGCCATCCGCATCTTTGGCTATGAGCCCGACGAATTTTGGGCCAAGAAGGATTGGCGGCTGCCGGAGCTCATCGACGAGGCGGACCGGGAGCGGGTGCTAAAGGGCGCAAGAACGCTGCAGAAGGTGGGCCAGAAGCAGGGCTACGAGTACCGGCTGCGGCAAAAGGACGGTTCGTCCCTTTGGATCATTGGCAGCGCGGAGCTTATCCGGGACCTGGACGGTGAAGTGGTCGTGCAAAGCGTGTTTCTTGATATCGACAACAGCAAGAAGGCGGAGATGCAGAATCAGCGGCTCACCAAGCAGGTGGAGGCGGGTAACGAGCTTCTCAAGATGGCTCTCGAACACACCGATAACTATGAGTTTTATTATTATCCCGAGGAACGGCGGGTGATCATTCCCGAGCGGACCACGGCCCGCTTTCACTGTAAGTCGTGCTACGAGGACATGCCCCAAAGCTTTGCCGAGGATTTCGTGGCGGAGGCCTGCTGGTCCGCCTTTACGGCCATGTATGACGCCATCCATCGGGGAGAGAGGACGGCTACGGCGGAATTCTCCTCCAAAAATACCGGCGCCTGGTGCCGGGTGACCCTGTCCAGCGTGGGTTATGGTGAAAAGGGCGAGCCGGTATTTGTGGTGGGGATCGTGGAGGATATCACCAAGGAAAAGAAGATGGCGGCGGCGCTGGAGGCCGCCCATACCCGCGACCCGCTGACCGGCCTGTACAACAAGGAGCCCGGCGTTGCCATGGTTCGGCAGCACATGCTGCAAAAGCCCGTCGAGGAGCCCTGCGTGCTCATGCTGCTGGATATGGACAATTTCAAGGCGGTGAACACGGCGGAGGGATCGGTATTCGCCGATGCCATTTTGCAGGATGTAGCGGACATCCTTTGTGCGGAGAGCGGGCCGGAGGATTATCAGATTCGGCTGGGCGGCGACGAGTTCATGCTCTTTCTCAAAAACTGCGACCGGCCCCAGGCCGTTGAGCTGGGACCCCGAATCGCGGAGCGGGTGAAGAGCCTCTACGGCGGACGGGAGCCCCATCTGTCGGTGAGCATCGGCATGTGCGCAACATCGGTGGTGAACGAATACAATGGCCTCTACCGCTGTGCGGAGAGCACTCTCATGTATGTCAAGGAACATGGCAAGGGCGGCGCGGCCTGTTACCTGGATACCTCCAACGAGGCGGGCGCCGATCTCACCCGCATCTACTACGATGAGGGCCATGTCTTCAACGATATCGACAACAAGGGCTCCTTCGGCGCGGAAAACATGATGGATTTTGCGCTCGAGGTGCTGGGCCGGGGCAAGAAGCTGGACGACGCCATCTTTTTGGTGCTGGCCCGAATGGGTACGCGTCTCAAGCTGGACCGGGTGTCCATTGTGGAGTTTGACCGGGATTATCTCAGCTTCCGCTATGCCTACCAGTGGAGCCGAAGCCGCACCGATTTGCAGATGGGCCAGGAGTTTTACATCGACCGGGAGCTCTATGAACGGTTGCCCCATCTTTACGGCGAGGAAGGCATCTACGAGCGGGCTTTTAATCGGAAGTCGGCCATGGCTTCCTGCCTGCAGGCCGCCTTCTGGAACCAGGGCATGTATGCGGGCGCGCTGGGCTTTGAGATCGGGGACCCGGACTACGTTTGGACCGATGAGGAGCGTAAACTGCTCAAGGAGATGACCAAGCTGATCTCCTCGTTCATCATGAAGGCCAAGGCCGATGCGGTCAGCCGGGCCAAGACCGACTTCCTCTCCCGTATGTCCCATGAGATCCGAACGCCAATGAACGCCATCTCGGGCATGACCATCATCGCCAAAAGTTTGGTGGACGACCGAGAAAAAGTGCTGGACTGCCTGGACAAGATCGAGGCCTCCAACGCCTACCTGCTCACCCTCATCAATGATATTCTGGACATGTCCAGGATCGAAAGCGGCAAGGTGGAGCTGAACCCACGGGCTGTGGATCTGGCGGCGGAGCTGAGGCGGCTTCACGCCATGCTGCTGCCCCAGGCGGAGCAGAAGGGAATTGAGTTTACGGTGGAAAACCATCTGGAGGCGAGGCCGCTCATGCTGGATGCCCTCCGGCTGAACCAGGTGCTCATCAACGTGGTGGGCAACGCCATCAAGTTCACCGAGAGGGGCAGTGTCAAGGTGCGGGTGGAACCGGTGGGGCACAGGGCCTCGGGCCCCCTTGTGCGCTTTTCAGTGGAGGACACCGGCGTGGGCATCCTGAAGGAAAACCAAAGCCGCATCTTCAACGCCTTCGAGCAGGGACGGCGGGAGGTGGTGGAAAAGTATGGCGGAACCGGCCTCGGGCTTTCCATCTCCAGCCGCCTGGTGCAGATGATGGGCGGCACGCTGGAGGTGGAAAGCGAGGCGGGCGGGGGCTCGAAATTCAGCTTCACCCTGGCGCTGCCCTACGGCGAAGGGGAGACCGAACTGGAAATGCCAAAGGCGATGAAACCTATGGACTTCACCGGCAAAAGGCTGCTGCTGGTGGAGGACAACGCTCTCAATCGGGATATCGCCAAAACCATCCTCGAGATGCAGGGGTTCGTTGTGGAGACGGCGAGGGACGGCCAAGAGGGTGTGGATGCCTACGCGGCCCATGAGCCCGGCTATTATGCGTGCATTTTGATGGATATTCGCATGCCGGTGATGGACGGACTGGAGGCGACCCGCCGAATCCGCACCCTGGGCCGGGAGGATTCAAGGACCGTGCCCATCATCGCCATGACCGCCAACGCCTTCGATGAGGACAGCCATAAATCCATGGAAAGCGGCATGAACGGGCATCTCACCAAGCCCGTGGTGATCGAGGAGCTCTTCGGGCTTCTGGGCCAGTGCCTGGCCTGAAAAGAGCAGCAAAAAAGCGGCGTTTCGCCGCTTTTTATTTTTATGAGTTGTTTTCCGGCATCATGCGGGTGGCCTTTCGGAGCAGGATGTAACCCGCAATGAACATCACGGGAAGCAGGGCCACGCCCGCCTTCGAGGTGTCAAAGATCTGAGTGGAGATCCCCACCAACAGGGTGCCAAGGAAGGCCGCGCCCTTGCCGAAGATGTCGTAAAATCCAAAGTATTCGCTGGATTTTTCCTTGGGGATGATCCGGGCGAAATAGGATCGGGACAGCGCCTGAATGGCGCCCTGGAACACGGCCACGCATACGGCGAGGAACCAAAACTCCCAGGCCTTATCGAGCTGCAGGGCAAACAGGGTGATGCCCACATAGCCCAGGATGCAGATGCCGATGAGTTTTTCCGGCTTTACTTTCTTGGAAAAGCGTGAGAAAAGAAGAACGCAGGGGAAGGCCACCACCTGGGTGAGCAGCAGGGCGAGGAGCAGATGGGTGTCGCTGATGCCCACGTCCTTGCCATAGGAGGTGGCAAGGTCGATGATGGTATAGACGCCGTCGATGTAGAAGAAGAAGGCGATTAGGAACATGGCGATGTGCTTTTCCTTGCGGATATCCCGGAGAGTTCGGCCGATCCGCTGGAAGCTTTTTTTCACGATGTGCTGGTTTTCCGCGACAAAATACTTCTGCCGGTAATTTTTGAGCAGCGGAAGGGTGGCGGCGATCCACCAGATGCCGTTCAGCACGAAGGCGGAAGCGGTGGCCCCGTAGGTGCCAAGGCCCGTGGAATCGGCGGTGAGAATGAGAAGCAGGCTGATCGTAAAGGGAATGCAGCTGCCAAGATAACCCCAGGCGTAGCCGTGGGAGGAGACCTGGTCCATACGCTCATTGGCGGTCACGTCGGGCAGCATGGAATCGTAGAAGATGAGACTGCCGGAGAAGCCGATCTTGGCCAGAATGAAGATGATAAGAAAGGCCAGCCAGCCCACCGGCAGCGCGAGGGCCGCCAAGCCCAGGGCCCCGATGAGAAGAAAGACGGTGAACACCGGCTTTCGAAAACCCTTGGTGTCGGCGACGGCCCCGAGGATGGGACCCAGCACCGCCACGATCAGCGTGCAGATGGAGGCGGCGTAGCTCCAGTAGGCGGTGGAATCGGCGGCGGAAATTCCCGCGGCGCTGGCGGTGTTTTTGAAATAGATGGGGATCACGGTGGATACCAGCATGGTGAAGGCGGAGTTGCCCACATCATAAAGGACCCATTGCTTTTCAAGCTTAGTCAGTTTATCCATGGCTTTGCCTCCCCGTTTTTTCTTTCATCATACAATCTTCCGCACCCCATTGTACAGGGGTCAAATCAAAGAATTTGGGTCACTCGGGTTAAAATCGTGTAAATTTTGCATATCCCAAAAGATAGACCGGACAAACACCCGGCCGGATAGCCATTCATACAATGGTAATGGACCCCGAGAATACCATGAATGGAGGCTTTACCATGGAATACAATCAGCACTATGCCTGTCCGCTGGGCTACCCCGCTTCTCAGGTGGGCTATGCGTCCGCTACCTTTCAGCAGGCGGGCCAGACCTATGGACCGGAACAGGCGCTGGCGGCGGGAACGCTGTATCCCGAGCTTGACCTGCCCTACGGCGTCTACCAAAATTACCGTGCGGGGAGTGAACCAGTATGAATAAAGAGGAATGCTTGCGGCAACTGAGTGCCTATGCTTTTCAGGTTGTGGAATGGGGCCTTTATCTGGACACCCATCCCACCGATACCAACGCGAAGAATCAGTACAACTGGGCGATCTACCAGGAGAACTGCCTCAGGAACTACTACACCACCAACTTCGGACCGTTGGAAATCCGGGACAACGACGCCATGGGCCAGGAATGGGCCTGGATCGAGAACCCCTGGCCCTGGGATCCGGAATTCGTTTCGACCAGCAATGTAGGGAGGTAGAAGTATGTGGAACTATGAAAAACGCTTGGAATTTCCCATCAGCATCAAAGTCCCCAACGCCAAGATGGCGAAGTATATCATCAGTCAGTACGGCGGCCCGGACGGCGAACTTGCCGCGTCCCTTCGCTATCTGACCCAGAAATTCGCCATGCCCGACGCTCAGGTCAAGGGTCTTTTGAATGACATTGGTACCGAAGAGCCGGCGCCATGTTCAGTGCAGTGAGAGCCGCGGCGTGAGCCGGAGGGTGAAGCGGGTCCCATCCTTCCAGCGGCCGCCCTCCTCCCGGGCGTATTCAATGCGGGAGAACAGGGCGAGAAGAAGGGCGCGGCGAAGGTGCGGCGGCAGTTTTTCATAGAGCGCCCGAAGCCGGGCGAAGTCGTAGACCTCCGGCGAGGGGGGAGGGGGGAGCGCGGCGAAGGCCTCCTCGAGCGTCCTTCTGCGTTCACCGTAAGCGGCAAGATCGTAGACGCCCGCTTCCATGAGTTCCGGCAGCCGGGCAATTTGGCCGGCGAGGGTGCGGCGGCGCCCGGCATAGGGATCGTGGCCTGAGAGGCTGAGGTGAAGATCAAAATAGCATAGGGCGGCGGCGTCCAGGATGCGCCGCTCCACCAGATCGTGGGCGCAGCTCACCGTAGGACAGCCCGGCGTCCTGCACAGGAGGGAATCCCGGCCGGTGCGCTGTGACTTGCGGGTCATGGGCCGGCCGCAGACGGCGCATAGGACGAGCCCGGAAAGGGGGGATTCGCTGCGGCTGGAACGATGCCGGATGCGGGCCTCCGCCAGCGCCCAAAGCCCGCCATCCACCAGGGGCGGATGCCGTCCGGGGAAGAGGAGGGGCGTGCGCCGGGGCCGGGCGCCCTGCTGCCGGGGCCGGGCCTGCCAGCGGATAAACCCGGCGTAGACGGGATTACGGACGATCCCCTGGACCGAGGAGGCGCTCCAAGGCCCTCCCGAGGGGGCGGGGTAGGCGAGAAGGCTCAGCCTTTCGGCCACGGCGGCCAGGGTCTCGCCGCTGGCGTACAGCGAGAAAAGAGCGCGCACCGCCTCCGCCTCCCGCTCCACCGGCTCCAGGGTGTAGCCCTTTTCTCCGGCAAGTTTGACCCGGCGGTATCCATAAGGGGCCACGCTGCCCACGTATTTGCCCTCGCTCACCGAGGAAAGCCGGCCACGCTGCAGCCGGCGGTTGATGGTCTTGTATTCCCGGCGGCTCATGAAAAGACCAAATTCGAAGTATTCTTCATCAAATTCGTTGGCGGGATCATAAGTTTTTAAAGGGGTGAGGATGGCGGTGCCGGAGGTTTTGAAAGCCCGGGCCACCAGCCCCTGATCGATGGTATCGCCCCGGGCGAGGCGCTCAATCTCCATGACGAGAACGCCCTCCCACAGGCCGGCCTCCACCTCCCGGAGCAGTTTTTGCATGACGGGACGGCTGGCGAGCGTCTCGCCGGAGACGATTTCCCGGTCCACCCGGGCCACGGTGATATGAAGGCGCTTGGCCAATTCCCATAGAGCGTTTTCGTGGCGGGCCAGGGTTTCGCCCTCGCCGCGGGCCTCCGCCTCCCGGTCCGCCCGGGATTTCCGAAGATACATGCAGTATGCCATGACGGCCTCCCTTCCCCATAGCTTATGATGGAAGGCGCCGCCGCCATGCGGAAAGGAGAAGGTATGAAGCGCTGTCAGCTGGAAGGCACAACTCTCGAGATCGAAGCAGGGGGCGGGGAGCGGGCGGATATTCTGGTGCCCGTGATCCGGGAATGCGAGGCGTGGCTCCATTTTGTGCAGCCTGCACAATGCCCAAAGGATGCTGTGAGCCCAAAAAAAGATGCGCAATCGGAAGAAGTCTGCTATAATAAATAAAAATTGAGACGGGGTTTACAAGGGCGTAAACATAACGTGGTTATGTTTGCGCCCTTTTTGAATGGGAAAAGGAGGATTGATCATGAGAACGGACGGGACGGGCGCGATTCAGTTTCAGCCGGATACGGAATTTCGGCGTTTTTGTGCGGTCAGCGAGGCCGTGGCCGAGGCGGCCGGGAGAGGCCTTCGGGAGATGCTGCAAAGCCTGGAGGACGGGGTGGGCCGTCCGGTGGCCGTGGCCGGGGAAAGCTGGCAGATCCTCGCCTGCTCCAAGGCCGCACCCTGGCGCGAGGGGGAGACGGCCTTTCGGGCCCAGGACGGGGAGAAGGTGCGCGGAGCTATGGAGCGGGCGCGGCACTGCCGGTTCAAAATCGGAAGCTTCACCAAGCTGTGCATCTGGAGGGCGGCAAAGGGCGGCAGGGTCTTGGGCTATCTCGTGCTGGAGGAGAATCTGCGGCCGCTGGACGAATGGGAGCAGCAGGTGATCGATCGCGCTCTGCCCCTCATCGCCCTCGAGCTGATGGACCGCGAGGAAATGGATACCCGAAGCGGCGACGAATTCTTGGAAAGGCTGATTGCGGGCGAGGAGGACACGCCCTATCTATGTACGCTTCACGGCTTCGACGACACGAAGAAACACATCTGCATCGTGGCCAGATCCCTTGGCTCCGGGGAGGAGGGGTCAAGGGGGCACGCGGCCCGGGGCCTGGCCCGGTCGATGGCCCTTGCCGCGGGGGACAGGGGCGTCTTTTTGGGCACGCGGGATGATCTTGCGGCCATGTTCGTGTATTTTCCGGCGGACGTCCCGGACCCGGAAGTGCTGGCGGAGGGCCGGGGGATCCTGGCCGGCGCCCTGGAGCGGATGCGGCGGCACGGGCAGAAGGCCCAGCTTGGCATGAGCAGTCCAAACGGCAGCATGGCCGAGGTGCGGCAGTGCTTTCTGCAGGCGGCCGCATCGGTGGAGCTGGGCCGCCGCATCTTCCAGGCGGACAGCTATGTCTACGAGGATCAGTACCTCTATCACATCCTTTACGAGAGCATGTCCCGGGAGAAGCTGCGGGCACTCTACGAAAGGACGGTGAAGCCTTTGGTGGACTATGACCGGCAGGCGGGGACCGAATTTGTGAAGACGCTGCTGCTGTTCCTCAAGATGGGCCAGAACGCCAGCCGCACGGCCCAAAAGCTTTATATCCACCGCAACACCTTTTTGTACCGCATCAAAAAGATTAAGGAGATTTTGGGCAGCGATCTTTCCGGCTCCGATTCAGCGCTTATGATTCAGCTGGGTTTTCGGGCTGCGGTGCTCCTTGGGGAGTACAAGGGCCAGCGGGAGCTGTTGGAATAGGACTTGCCTCGGCCGGAGTTTCGGACTATAGTTAAGAAAGAAGGTGAAATGCCGATAAGGAGTGATTTGGATGAAGATTGTAGGCTTGGAGCCGCTTGGAGTTTCGCAGCAGAAACTGAAGGAATGCATCGCAACCTATCTTCCCGCCACGGCGGAGATTGAGCTGCATGACCGCCGGCCGAAGGACGAGGACGAAGCGGTGAGCTGGGCCAAAGACGCCGATGTAATCATTGTGGCCAATATGCCCCTTCGCAGGAACGTTTTGGAGAAGTGCCCCAAGGTGAGGATGATCTCGGTGGCCTTCACGGGCGTGGATCATGTGGATGTCATGTACTGCCACGAGCGGGGCATGGTGGTCAGCAACTGCGCCGGCTATTCCACCCAGGCGGTGGCGGAGCTGGTGATCGGCATGGTGATCGCCCTTTACCGCAAGCTGGATGCGTGCGGGAAGGCGGTGCGAAGCGGCGGCACCAGCGCGGGCCTCAAGGGCCGGGAGCTTCGGGGCAAGATATTTGGGATCATCGGGACCGGCGCCATCGGGCTGCGCACGGCGGAGCTGGCCCGGGCCTTTGGCTGCACGATCCTCGCCTTCAGCCGCACGCAGCGGGACATCGAGGGCGTGCAGTATGTGAGCCTTGAGACCCTGCTGAAGGAAAGCGATATTGTCTCGGTGCATGTGCCCGCCACGGCGGAGACGAGGGGCATGCTGGACGGGGAGAAGCTGAGGCTGATGAAGCCTTCCGCCGTTCTTATCAACTGCGCCCGGGGCCCCATTGTGGACGCCGGGGACCTTCAGGCGTGCCTCAAAGAGGGTGTGATCGCCGGTGCGGGCATCGACGTGTACGATATCGAACCACCCATCCCGAAGGACAACCCCCTATTGACCGCGCCCAACGTGGTGCTGGCGCCCCATATTGGTTTCTTGACGGAGGAGGCGCTGGAGGAGCGGTGCGACCTTTGCTTCAACAATGTGACCTGCTGGCTGAACGACGCGCCGGTCAATCTGGTATAGGACCATGA is a genomic window containing:
- a CDS encoding PucR family transcriptional regulator yields the protein MRTDGTGAIQFQPDTEFRRFCAVSEAVAEAAGRGLREMLQSLEDGVGRPVAVAGESWQILACSKAAPWREGETAFRAQDGEKVRGAMERARHCRFKIGSFTKLCIWRAAKGGRVLGYLVLEENLRPLDEWEQQVIDRALPLIALELMDREEMDTRSGDEFLERLIAGEEDTPYLCTLHGFDDTKKHICIVARSLGSGEEGSRGHAARGLARSMALAAGDRGVFLGTRDDLAAMFVYFPADVPDPEVLAEGRGILAGALERMRRHGQKAQLGMSSPNGSMAEVRQCFLQAAASVELGRRIFQADSYVYEDQYLYHILYESMSREKLRALYERTVKPLVDYDRQAGTEFVKTLLLFLKMGQNASRTAQKLYIHRNTFLYRIKKIKEILGSDLSGSDSALMIQLGFRAAVLLGEYKGQRELLE
- a CDS encoding recombinase family protein, producing the protein MAYCMYLRKSRADREAEARGEGETLARHENALWELAKRLHITVARVDREIVSGETLASRPVMQKLLREVEAGLWEGVLVMEIERLARGDTIDQGLVARAFKTSGTAILTPLKTYDPANEFDEEYFEFGLFMSRREYKTINRRLQRGRLSSVSEGKYVGSVAPYGYRRVKLAGEKGYTLEPVEREAEAVRALFSLYASGETLAAVAERLSLLAYPAPSGGPWSASSVQGIVRNPVYAGFIRWQARPRQQGARPRRTPLLFPGRHPPLVDGGLWALAEARIRHRSSRSESPLSGLVLCAVCGRPMTRKSQRTGRDSLLCRTPGCPTVSCAHDLVERRILDAAALCYFDLHLSLSGHDPYAGRRRTLAGQIARLPELMEAGVYDLAAYGERRRTLEEAFAALPPPPSPEVYDFARLRALYEKLPPHLRRALLLALFSRIEYAREEGGRWKDGTRFTLRLTPRLSLH
- a CDS encoding spore coat associated protein CotJA; protein product: MEYNQHYACPLGYPASQVGYASATFQQAGQTYGPEQALAAGTLYPELDLPYGVYQNYRAGSEPV
- a CDS encoding spore coat protein CotJB: MRQLSAYAFQVVEWGLYLDTHPTDTNAKNQYNWAIYQENCLRNYYTTNFGPLEIRDNDAMGQEWAWIENPWPWDPEFVSTSNVGR
- a CDS encoding MFS transporter gives rise to the protein MDKLTKLEKQWVLYDVGNSAFTMLVSTVIPIYFKNTASAAGISAADSTAYWSYAASICTLIVAVLGPILGAVADTKGFRKPVFTVFLLIGALGLAALALPVGWLAFLIIFILAKIGFSGSLIFYDSMLPDVTANERMDQVSSHGYAWGYLGSCIPFTISLLLILTADSTGLGTYGATASAFVLNGIWWIAATLPLLKNYRQKYFVAENQHIVKKSFQRIGRTLRDIRKEKHIAMFLIAFFFYIDGVYTIIDLATSYGKDVGISDTHLLLALLLTQVVAFPCVLLFSRFSKKVKPEKLIGICILGYVGITLFALQLDKAWEFWFLAVCVAVFQGAIQALSRSYFARIIPKEKSSEYFGFYDIFGKGAAFLGTLLVGISTQIFDTSKAGVALLPVMFIAGYILLRKATRMMPENNS
- a CDS encoding NAD(P)-dependent oxidoreductase encodes the protein MKIVGLEPLGVSQQKLKECIATYLPATAEIELHDRRPKDEDEAVSWAKDADVIIVANMPLRRNVLEKCPKVRMISVAFTGVDHVDVMYCHERGMVVSNCAGYSTQAVAELVIGMVIALYRKLDACGKAVRSGGTSAGLKGRELRGKIFGIIGTGAIGLRTAELARAFGCTILAFSRTQRDIEGVQYVSLETLLKESDIVSVHVPATAETRGMLDGEKLRLMKPSAVLINCARGPIVDAGDLQACLKEGVIAGAGIDVYDIEPPIPKDNPLLTAPNVVLAPHIGFLTEEALEERCDLCFNNVTCWLNDAPVNLV